In Pyrus communis chromosome 8, drPyrComm1.1, whole genome shotgun sequence, one genomic interval encodes:
- the LOC137741557 gene encoding small polypeptide DEVIL 13-like — translation MDEKWKLPKNKHEGTSSSSSSSKFAFTRSSSTRSTSSLLRSYSQKSNASSSKCPLPRSFSQKSSSISRKCSSLAKEQKARFYIMRRCVAMLVCWRGD, via the coding sequence ATGGATGAGAAGTGGAAGCTACCAAAGAACAAGCACGAAGGCACTTCATCATCAAGTTCTTCTTCCAAGTTTGCCTTCACAAGAAGTTCATCAACCAGAAGCACATCTTCCTTGCTGAGAAGCTATTCACAAAAAAGCAATGCCTCTAGCTCCAAGTGTCCTCTTCCAAGAAGCTTCTCACAAAAGAGCTCTTCCATTAGCCGCAAGTGTAGTAGCCTTGCCAAGGAACAGAAGGCTAGATTCTACATCATGAGAAGATGTGTTGCTATGCTTGTTTGTTGGCGtggtgattaa
- the LOC137743130 gene encoding laccase-2-like — MGSAIPLSATFLVAFLLALISLCASPEFAIAAAGGVTRQYKFDIELKNVTRLCTTKSIVTVNGKFPGPRIIAREGDRVLVKVVNHVPNNITLHWHGIRQLQSGWADGPSYVTQCPIQTNQSYVYNFTIIGQRGTLFWHAHISWLRATVYGPLIILPKRHAPYPFPKPHKEVPVIFGEWWNVDPETVISQALHTGNGPNVSDAYTINGLPGPLYNCSKKDTFRLKVKPGKTYLLRLINAALNDELFFSIANHSITVVEADAVYVKPFKTNILLITPGQTTNVLLKAKPHYPNATFLMLARPYFTGRGTFDNSTVAGILEYKKPSNSSSSTSLKSHPLFRPILPQINATSFVANFTSKLRSLANSRFPANVPKTVERRFFFTVGLGTNPCPKNQTCQGPTNTTKFAASMNNISFALPSVAMLQSHFFAQSNSVYSTDFPIIPPKPFNYTGTPPNNTNVNNGTKVVVLKFNTSVELVMQGTSILGAENHPLHLHGFNFFVVGQGFGNFDPNKDPSNFNLVDPVERNSVGVPSGGWVAIRFLADNPGVWLMHCHFDVHLSWGLRMAWVVQDGKLPNQKLPPPPSDLPKC; from the exons ATGGGGTCTGCGATTCCTTTGTCAGCAACATTTCTAGTGGCTTTTCTTCTTGCTCTTATCTCTCTCTGTGCCTCTCCTGAGTTTGCCATTGCTGCAGCTGGCGGTGTTACAAGGCAATACAAATTTGAT ATAGAGTTGAAAAATGTGACTAGGCTGTGCACCACAAAGAGCATTGTGACAGTGAATGGCAAGTTTCCTGGACCCCGAATTATTGCCAGAGAAGGAGACAGGGTTTTGGTTAAAGTGGTCAATCATGTTCCAAACAACATTACCCTCCATTG GCATGGCATCCGACAATTGCAGAGTGGATGGGCAGATGGGCCATCATATGTCACTCAGTGCCCTATTCAAACAAACCAGAGTTATGTGTACAACTTCACCATCATTGGCCAAAGGGGAACTCTCTTCTGGCATGCTCACATCTCATGGCTAAGAGCTACTGTCTATGGACCCCTCATCATCCTCCCTAAGCGCCATGCTCCCTACCCTTTTCCCAAACCCCACAAAGAAGTTCCCGTCATTTTCG GTGAGTGGTGGAATGTTGATCCGGAGACTGTAATTAGTCAGGCTCTACATACCGGAAATGGTCCTAATGTCTCCGATGCTTATACGATTAACGGACTTCCAGGGCCATTGTACAATTGTTCCAAAAAGG ACACTTTCAGGCTAAAGGTGAAGCCAGGAAAGACATACCTCTTGCGTTTGATCAACGCCGCACTCAATGATGAACTGTTTTTCAGCATAGCAAACCACAGTATAACAGTAGTTGAAGCAGATGCTGTGTATGTCAAACCCTTCAAGACCAATATCTTACTCATCACACCAGGGCAAACCACAAACGTGCTTCTCAAGGCAAAACCTCACTACCCTAATGCCACTTTCCTAATGTTAGCTAGACCCTACTTTACAGGCAGGGGTACTTTTGACAATTCAACTGTTGCTGGAATTCTTGAGTACAAAAAACCCTCAAATTCTTCATCCTCCACATCACTGAAAAGCCATCCACTTTTTAGGCCAATCCTTCCCCAAATCAATGCTACTTCATTTGTTGCAAATTTTACCAGTAAACTCAGGAGTTTGGCCAATTCTAGATTTCCAGCCAATGTGCCCAAAACTGTTGAAAGACGCTTCTTTTTCACTGTAGGGCTTGGAACCAACCCATGCCCTAAAAACCAAACATGCCAAGGGCCTACTAACACCACCAAATTTGCAGCTTCTATGAACAACATCTCATTTGCTCTTCCTTCAGTAGCAATGCTTCAATCTCATTTCTTTGCTCAATCCAACAGTGTTTACTCCACCGATTTCCCTATTATTCCTCCCAAACCGTTCAATTATACAGGCACTCCACCTAACAACACCAATGTTAATAATGGGACAAAGGTGGTGGTGTTAAAGTTCAATACTAGTGTGGAATTGGTGATGCAGGGCACTAGCATTTTGGGTGCTGAGAACCACCCTCTTCACCTTCATGGCTTCAACTTCTTTGTTGTTGGACAAGGTTTTGGAAACTTTGACCCTAACAAAGACCCGTCCAACTTCAACCTTGTTGATCCTGTTGAAAGGAACTCCGTTGGAGTACCCTCCGGGGGTTGGGTGGCTATCCGATTTCTTGCAGACAACCCAG GCGTTTGGCTCATGCACTGCCACTTTGATGTCCACTTGAGCTGGGGTCTGAGGATGGCTTGGGTAGTCCAGGATGGGAAGCTCCCTAATCAGAAGCTGCCTCCTCCACCGTCCGATCTTCCCAAGTGTTGA
- the LOC137742285 gene encoding zinc transporter 1-like, which produces MASIPFAKSIFLLASVLLLSLQPFLVNGHGGSNHDDSGGHEVDLHTKGLVLVKVWCLIILLVSTFAGGISPYFYRWNESFLLMGTQFAGGVFLGTSLMHFLSDSDATFRDLTTKTYPFAFMLASAGYLLTMLGDCVVLFVTRSGEREARVEVEEGRTAALHDHKEDGEDDNPVFLKTSSFGDTILLILALCFHSVFEGIAVGVADTKSDAWRNLWTISLHKIFAAIAMGIALLRMLPKRAFLVTAAYSFAFAVSSPIGVGIGIAINATTQGHVADWIYAISMGLACGVFIYVAINHLIAKGFKPQAKCYFDTPAFKFVAVLLGVGVIAIVMIWD; this is translated from the exons ATGGCTTCCATTCCTTTCGCTAAGTCAATCTTTCTTTTAGCATCTGTGCTCCTCTTATCCCTGCAACCATTCCTAGTCAACGGTCATGGCGGCAGCAACCATGATGATAGCGGCGGACATGAAGTTGATTTGCATACGAAAGGCTTGGTTTTGGTGAAAGTATGGTGCTTGATTATTCTACTGGTGAGCACTTTCGCCGGTGGCATCTCCCCCTACTTTTATCGATGGAACGAAAGCTTTCTTCTCATGGGGACGCAATTCGCTGGTGGGGTTTTTCTTGGTACCTCTTTGATGCACTTCTTGAGTGACTCAGATGCGACATTTCGTGACCTTACCACGAAAACATACCCTTTCGCATTCATGCTAGCGTCGGCTGGTTATCTGCTAACCATGCTTGGAGATTGCGTCGTGCTGTTTGTCACGAGGTCGGGTGAAAGAGAAGCTAGAGTGGAAGTGGAGGAGGGAAGGACTGCTGCACTGCATGATCATAAGGAAGATGGAGAGGACGACAACCCAGTTTTCTTGAAGACATCGTCTTTCGGAGACACCATACTTCTCATCCTTGCGCTGTGTTTTCATTCAGTTTTTGAGGGCATTGCTGTTGGAGTTGCAG ATACAAAGTCAGATGCATGGAGGAACCTATGGACAATATCACTACACAAGATTTTTGCAGCCATTGCTATGGGGATTGCACTACTGAGGATGCTACCTAAAAGAGCATTCTTAGTAACTGCAGCTTATTCTTTTGCTTTTGCTGTTTCTAGTCCCATTGGAGTAGGCATCGGCATTGCCATCAACGCCACAACTCAAGGACATGTAGCTGATTGGATATATGCCATTTCAATGGGACTTGCTTGTGGAGTTTTCATCTATGTTGCAATCAACCATCTCATTGCCAAAGGGTTTAAACCACAAGCTAAATGCTACTTCGACACTCCAGCTTTCAAGTTCGTTGCTGTGCTTCTTGGAGTGGGAGTCATAGCAATTGTTATGATCTGGGATTAa
- the LOC137742286 gene encoding E3 ubiquitin-protein ligase SDIR1-like, translating to MSFVFRGTRADIESGFPGHIPERPAMRIHAARPVSMNSLAFLVTVILLFMILNSHQMSPNFLLWLVVGVFLMATTLRMFATCQQLQAQARSHAAAASGMLSHTELRLHMPPSIAFATRGRLQGLRLQLALLDREFDDLDYDTLRALDSDNASTATSMSEEEINALPVHKHKVTGPENVDCSSLQQASSSSAPVPASFGAKEMDADSIFSKLRLTKQDGCMKEQDSKRMDGSMKDLENELTCSICLEQVNRGDLVRSLPCLHQFHANCIDPWLRQQGTCPVCKFRAGSTWQESRESESDGSDTV from the exons atgagttttgttttccgaGGGACTAGAGCAGATATTGAAAGTGGCTTTCCAGGACATATTCCCGAACGACCAGCAATG cgTATACATGCAGCTCGACCAGTTAGTATGAATTCACTGGCATTTCTTGTCACGG TTATACTGCTATTCATGATATTAAACTCTCACCAGATGTCTCCGAACTTTCTG CTGTGGCTAGTTGTGGGTGTCTTTTTGATGGCCACAACCCTGAGGATGTTTGCAACTTGTCAGCAACTTCAAGCCCAAGCCCGATCACATGCTGCAGCTGCAAGTGGCATGCTCAGTCATACGGAACTGCGACTGCACATGCCACCTTCAATAGCTTTTGCAACCAGAGGACGATTACAAGGACTAAGACTCCAGCTGGCACTGCTTGACCGTGAGTTTGATGATCTAG ATTATGATACTTTGAGAGCTCTGGATTCTGATAATGCCTCAACAGCAACTTCAATGAGCGAGGAGGAGATTAATGCTTTACCCGTCCACAAGCACAAAGTCACTGGCCCAGAGAACGT tgatTGCTCGTCACTGCAACAGGCATCATCATCTTCAGCTCCAGTTCCA GCCTCTTTCGGTGCCAAGGAAATGGATGCTGACTCCATTTTCTCCAAGTTGAGG CTGACAAAGCAAGACGGGTGCATGAAGGAGCAAGACTCCAAAAGGATGGACGGGAGCATGAAGGATTTAGAAAATGAGCTGACATGCAGCATTTGCTTAGAGCAAGTTAACAGAGGGGACCTAGTTCGTAGCTTGCCATGTTTGCATCAG TTCCATGCTAACTGCATAGATCCTTGGCTCCGGCAGCAAGGCACATGCCCTGTGTGTAAATTTAGAGCTGGGTCAACATGGCAGGAGAGCCGGGAGAGTGAATCGGACGGTTCGGACACGGTATAA
- the LOC137742646 gene encoding E3 ubiquitin-protein ligase RDUF1-like, with protein MAMPSPPPTTSYWCYRCTRFVRVFALDSALSCPHCETGFLEEIETMPQPLPQPLPPPNYLRRRFPSSHRHDDEPGQNPTPASRRVRRASGERSSPFNPVIVLRGTEANTDSNSFELYYDDATGSGLRPLPPTMSEFLMGSGFDRLLDQLSQIEITGLGRPENPPASKSAVESMPVIQIAETHVVSDSHCAVCKEAFELGSEAREMPCKHIYHPDCILPWLSMRNSCPVCRHELPADQNNRNSDPGLEEEAMGLTIWRLPGGGFAVGRFSGGRRPGDRELPVVYTEMDGGFNGNGAPRRVLWASRSRGSERVGIRRAFRNIASFWGRLRSNSSSSRSGSESEPGSGLTRSQSSSVFGRFVNRRGRAWVLDD; from the coding sequence ATGGCCATGCCATCGCCGCCGCCGACGACGTCGTATTGGTGCTACAGATGCACTCGCTTCGTCCGAGTGTTTGCCCTGGACTCCGCCCTCTCGTGCCCCCACTGCGAAACCGGCTTCCTTGAGGAGATCGAGACGATGCCCCAGCCGCTGCCGCAGCCGCTACCACCGCCGAACTATCTCCGCCGTAGATTCCCGTCATCCCACCGCCACGATGATGAACCGGGTCAAAACCCGACTCCGGCCTCTCGCCGGGTCCGACGAGCATCCGGCGAACGGTCGTCACCTTTTAACCCGGTCATCGTTCTACGTGGCACTGAAGCCAATACCGATTCCAACTCATTCGAACTATACTACGACGACGCCACCGGGTCGGGGCTCCGTCCCCTCCCGCCCACCATGTCCGAGTTTTTAATGGGCTCGGGATTCGACCGTTTACTCGACCAGCTTTCCCAGATCGAAATCACCGGTTTGGGCCGACCCGAAAACCCGCCCGCGTCTAAATCCGCCGTGGAATCTATGCCCGTTATTCAAATCGCTGAAACTCACGTCGTTTCGGATTCGCACTGCGCCGTCTGCAAAGAAGCATTCGAACTAGGGTCGGAGGCCCGGGAAATGCCGTGCAAGCACATATACCACCCGGATTGCATCCTCCCCTGGCTCTCGATGCGAAACTCCTGCCCGGTATGCCGGCACGAGCTGCCCGCTGACCAAAACAATCGTAATTCGGATCCGGGTCTCGAGGAAGAGGCCATGGGGTTGACAATCTGGAGATTACCCGGCGGCGGTTTCGCCGTGGGGAGGTTCTCAGGCGGCAGAAGACCCGGCGACAGGGAATTACCGGTTGTGTACACGGAAATGGACGGCGGGTTCAATGGAAACGGGGCTCCGAGAAGGGTACTATGGGCATCGAGGAGTAGAGGGAGCGAAAGGGTTGGGATTCGGAGGGCTTTTCGTAATATAGCTTCGTTCTGGGGGCGATTACGTTCCAATTCATCGTCTTCGAGGTCCGGTTCGGAATCTGAACCCGGGTCGGGTTTGACTAGAAGTCAGTCAAGTTCGGTGTTTGGGCGGTTCGTAAACCGGCGTGGCAGGGCGTGGGTGTTGGATGATTAG